A part of Rhinoderma darwinii isolate aRhiDar2 chromosome 1, aRhiDar2.hap1, whole genome shotgun sequence genomic DNA contains:
- the LOC142740236 gene encoding protein regulator of cytokinesis 1-like isoform X1, producing MSRYTRKSEVLASSVISSTNQALASLMDIWDGLGIKEEMRLQRIEEVKKHIEALFNRMIHEEREMKDRIEKSILFCRKELKNLCHDLSVEEYKFEDNMTILQIERDLRVRLELLTNQKNERLEELKILQQKDQALCSDLCVTPYYIPSGSIPSLIQLEELKEHIKVQTEEKRKRLQVFSTLRAEIRQCLAEMGRPAENSFEQEAICEDEEAFFLTPENIKALTVLKAQLELKKEALLSTLNTVKERVNSLWHLLQIAQDERGVCQKISGISISEELRIWESELVQLEELKMVNLKQVILKIREELKAYWDKCFYSLEQRKGFAPYFSEEFTEDLLSQHDEEVVQMKALYEKCKLILDAVAKWETSWTQFVMLEKKASDPNRFSNRGGTLLKEEKERAKLQKLLSKLEEELKSRIDLWEAEQGCPFLIKGNQFLDYVANQWEMLKQQKEREKQDRTQKKEEPTPFKTPVKRPAGPCSQGTPSSKNRKLNGTTNLTMSRTNLTHSSGSQTTGKVVLPTIKTPLKARDTTVRTPLQDSNKQTVAFSNQPGSYSEFKEEICKKSSKDAVFNSTINENL from the exons ATGTCACGTTACACAAGGAAAAG TGAGGTTTTGGCTTCCTCGGTTATCTCCAGCACAAACCAAGCCCTGGCAAGTCTTATGGACATATGGGATGGGCTGGGTATCAAAGAAGAAATGCGTCTGCAAAGGATTGAAGAAGTGAAAAAGCACATTGAG GCATTGTTTAACCGAATGATCCATGAAGAAAGAGAAATGAAAGACCGAATTGAAAAAAGTATTCTGTTCTGCCGAAAAGAACTTAAAAATCTCTGCCATGATTTATCTGTTGAGGAGTACAAG TTTGAGGACAATATGACTATCCTTCAGATTGAAAGAGACTTGAGAGTGAGATTAGAGCTGCTCACAAACCAGAAGAATGAACGGCTGGAAGAACTAAAAATACTCCAACAAAAAGACCAGGCGCTTTGTTCCGATCTCTGTGTTACTCCATATTATATACCGTCTGGAAGCATCCCCAGTCTTATACAGCTAGAAGAACTCAAGGAGCACATCAAAGTTCAGACGGAAGAAAAG AGAAAGCGTCTTCAGGTCTTTTCCACGCTTCGAGCCGAAATCCGCCAGTGTTTGGCTGAAATGGGGCGTCCGGCTGAGAATTCTTTTGAGCAAGAAGCCATTTGTGAGGATGAAGAGGCTTTCTTCCTTACACCAGAAAATATCAAAGCGCTTACGGTTCTGAAAGCACAG CTCGAACTGAAAAAGGAAGCCCTCCTGTCCACGTTAAACACAGTTAAAGAGAGAGTTAATTCTTTGTGGCATCTGCTGCAAATTGCGCAGGATGAGAGAGGAGTGTGTCAAAAGATTTCTGGTATTTCCATTTCTGAAGAACTAAGAATA TGGGAAAGTGAGCTGGTGCAACTGGAGGAGCTAAAGATGGTAAACCTGAAGCAAGTGATCCTAAAAATAAGAGAAGAACTAAAGGCCTACTGGGATAAATGTTTCTATAGCCTTGAGCAGAGAAAAGGATTTGCCCCATACTTCAGTG AGGAATTTACAGAAGATCTTTTAAGTCAGCATGATGAAGAGGTTGTCCAAATGAAAGCGCTCTATGAGAAATGCAAGTTAATTCTGGATGCAGTGGCAAAGTGGGAAACCAGCTGGACACAGTTTGTAATGTTGGAG AAAAAGGCATCTGACCCCAACAGATTCTCAAACCGTGGGGGAACATTGCTTAAGGAGGAAAAAGAACGCGCAAAACTGCAGAAGTTGTTATCGAAG CTAGAggaagagctgaagtcccggataGACTTGTGGGAGGCTGAGCAAGGTTGTCCATTTTTAATTAAAGGCAATCAATTTCTGGATTATGTTGCAAATCAGTGGGAGATGCTCAAGCAGCAAAAGGAACGTGAGAAACAAGATCGG ACGCAAAAAAAAGAAGAGCCTACGCCATTTAAAACGCCAGTCAAGAGGCCAGCTGGACCATGTTCACAGGGTACTCCGAGTAGCAAAAATAGAAAG CTGAATGGAACAACAAATTTGACAATGTCTCGCACAAATCTAACACATTCCAGTGGAAGCCAGACAACCGGAAAAGTGGTTCTTCCCACAATTAAG ACTCCTTTGAAAGCTAGAGATACCACTGTGAGAACTCCATTGCAGGACAGTAACAAACAAACAGTCGCGTTCTCCAACCAGCCTGGCAGCTATTCAGAGTTCAAG GAGGAAATATGTAAGAAATCCAGCAAGGACGCCGTTTTTAATTCCACAATCAACGAGAACCTCTAG
- the LOC142740236 gene encoding protein regulator of cytokinesis 1-like isoform X3: MSRYTRKSEVLASSVISSTNQALASLMDIWDGLGIKEEMRLQRIEEVKKHIEALFNRMIHEEREMKDRIEKSILFCRKELKNLCHDLSVEEYKFEDNMTILQIERDLRVRLELLTNQKNERLEELKILQQKDQALCSDLCVTPYYIPSGSIPSLIQLEELKEHIKVQTEEKRKRLQVFSTLRAEIRQCLAEMGRPAENSFEQEAICEDEEAFFLTPENIKALTVLKAQLELKKEALLSTLNTVKERVNSLWHLLQIAQDERGVCQKISGISISEELRIWESELVQLEELKMVNLKQVILKIREELKAYWDKCFYSLEQRKGFAPYFSEEFTEDLLSQHDEEVVQMKALYEKCKLILDAVAKWETSWTQFVMLEKKASDPNRFSNRGGTLLKEEKERAKLQKLLSKLEEELKSRIDLWEAEQGCPFLIKGNQFLDYVANQWEMLKQQKEREKQDRTQKKEEPTPFKTPVKRPAGPCSQGTPSSKNRKLNGTTNLTMSRTNLTHSSGSQTTGKVVLPTIKEEICKKSSKDAVFNSTINENL; the protein is encoded by the exons ATGTCACGTTACACAAGGAAAAG TGAGGTTTTGGCTTCCTCGGTTATCTCCAGCACAAACCAAGCCCTGGCAAGTCTTATGGACATATGGGATGGGCTGGGTATCAAAGAAGAAATGCGTCTGCAAAGGATTGAAGAAGTGAAAAAGCACATTGAG GCATTGTTTAACCGAATGATCCATGAAGAAAGAGAAATGAAAGACCGAATTGAAAAAAGTATTCTGTTCTGCCGAAAAGAACTTAAAAATCTCTGCCATGATTTATCTGTTGAGGAGTACAAG TTTGAGGACAATATGACTATCCTTCAGATTGAAAGAGACTTGAGAGTGAGATTAGAGCTGCTCACAAACCAGAAGAATGAACGGCTGGAAGAACTAAAAATACTCCAACAAAAAGACCAGGCGCTTTGTTCCGATCTCTGTGTTACTCCATATTATATACCGTCTGGAAGCATCCCCAGTCTTATACAGCTAGAAGAACTCAAGGAGCACATCAAAGTTCAGACGGAAGAAAAG AGAAAGCGTCTTCAGGTCTTTTCCACGCTTCGAGCCGAAATCCGCCAGTGTTTGGCTGAAATGGGGCGTCCGGCTGAGAATTCTTTTGAGCAAGAAGCCATTTGTGAGGATGAAGAGGCTTTCTTCCTTACACCAGAAAATATCAAAGCGCTTACGGTTCTGAAAGCACAG CTCGAACTGAAAAAGGAAGCCCTCCTGTCCACGTTAAACACAGTTAAAGAGAGAGTTAATTCTTTGTGGCATCTGCTGCAAATTGCGCAGGATGAGAGAGGAGTGTGTCAAAAGATTTCTGGTATTTCCATTTCTGAAGAACTAAGAATA TGGGAAAGTGAGCTGGTGCAACTGGAGGAGCTAAAGATGGTAAACCTGAAGCAAGTGATCCTAAAAATAAGAGAAGAACTAAAGGCCTACTGGGATAAATGTTTCTATAGCCTTGAGCAGAGAAAAGGATTTGCCCCATACTTCAGTG AGGAATTTACAGAAGATCTTTTAAGTCAGCATGATGAAGAGGTTGTCCAAATGAAAGCGCTCTATGAGAAATGCAAGTTAATTCTGGATGCAGTGGCAAAGTGGGAAACCAGCTGGACACAGTTTGTAATGTTGGAG AAAAAGGCATCTGACCCCAACAGATTCTCAAACCGTGGGGGAACATTGCTTAAGGAGGAAAAAGAACGCGCAAAACTGCAGAAGTTGTTATCGAAG CTAGAggaagagctgaagtcccggataGACTTGTGGGAGGCTGAGCAAGGTTGTCCATTTTTAATTAAAGGCAATCAATTTCTGGATTATGTTGCAAATCAGTGGGAGATGCTCAAGCAGCAAAAGGAACGTGAGAAACAAGATCGG ACGCAAAAAAAAGAAGAGCCTACGCCATTTAAAACGCCAGTCAAGAGGCCAGCTGGACCATGTTCACAGGGTACTCCGAGTAGCAAAAATAGAAAG CTGAATGGAACAACAAATTTGACAATGTCTCGCACAAATCTAACACATTCCAGTGGAAGCCAGACAACCGGAAAAGTGGTTCTTCCCACAATTAAG GAGGAAATATGTAAGAAATCCAGCAAGGACGCCGTTTTTAATTCCACAATCAACGAGAACCTCTAG
- the LOC142740236 gene encoding protein regulator of cytokinesis 1-like isoform X2, with amino-acid sequence MDIWDGLGIKEEMRLQRIEEVKKHIEALFNRMIHEEREMKDRIEKSILFCRKELKNLCHDLSVEEYKFEDNMTILQIERDLRVRLELLTNQKNERLEELKILQQKDQALCSDLCVTPYYIPSGSIPSLIQLEELKEHIKVQTEEKRKRLQVFSTLRAEIRQCLAEMGRPAENSFEQEAICEDEEAFFLTPENIKALTVLKAQLELKKEALLSTLNTVKERVNSLWHLLQIAQDERGVCQKISGISISEELRIWESELVQLEELKMVNLKQVILKIREELKAYWDKCFYSLEQRKGFAPYFSEEFTEDLLSQHDEEVVQMKALYEKCKLILDAVAKWETSWTQFVMLEKKASDPNRFSNRGGTLLKEEKERAKLQKLLSKLEEELKSRIDLWEAEQGCPFLIKGNQFLDYVANQWEMLKQQKEREKQDRTQKKEEPTPFKTPVKRPAGPCSQGTPSSKNRKLNGTTNLTMSRTNLTHSSGSQTTGKVVLPTIKTPLKARDTTVRTPLQDSNKQTVAFSNQPGSYSEFKEEICKKSSKDAVFNSTINENL; translated from the exons ATGGACATATGGGATGGGCTGGGTATCAAAGAAGAAATGCGTCTGCAAAGGATTGAAGAAGTGAAAAAGCACATTGAG GCATTGTTTAACCGAATGATCCATGAAGAAAGAGAAATGAAAGACCGAATTGAAAAAAGTATTCTGTTCTGCCGAAAAGAACTTAAAAATCTCTGCCATGATTTATCTGTTGAGGAGTACAAG TTTGAGGACAATATGACTATCCTTCAGATTGAAAGAGACTTGAGAGTGAGATTAGAGCTGCTCACAAACCAGAAGAATGAACGGCTGGAAGAACTAAAAATACTCCAACAAAAAGACCAGGCGCTTTGTTCCGATCTCTGTGTTACTCCATATTATATACCGTCTGGAAGCATCCCCAGTCTTATACAGCTAGAAGAACTCAAGGAGCACATCAAAGTTCAGACGGAAGAAAAG AGAAAGCGTCTTCAGGTCTTTTCCACGCTTCGAGCCGAAATCCGCCAGTGTTTGGCTGAAATGGGGCGTCCGGCTGAGAATTCTTTTGAGCAAGAAGCCATTTGTGAGGATGAAGAGGCTTTCTTCCTTACACCAGAAAATATCAAAGCGCTTACGGTTCTGAAAGCACAG CTCGAACTGAAAAAGGAAGCCCTCCTGTCCACGTTAAACACAGTTAAAGAGAGAGTTAATTCTTTGTGGCATCTGCTGCAAATTGCGCAGGATGAGAGAGGAGTGTGTCAAAAGATTTCTGGTATTTCCATTTCTGAAGAACTAAGAATA TGGGAAAGTGAGCTGGTGCAACTGGAGGAGCTAAAGATGGTAAACCTGAAGCAAGTGATCCTAAAAATAAGAGAAGAACTAAAGGCCTACTGGGATAAATGTTTCTATAGCCTTGAGCAGAGAAAAGGATTTGCCCCATACTTCAGTG AGGAATTTACAGAAGATCTTTTAAGTCAGCATGATGAAGAGGTTGTCCAAATGAAAGCGCTCTATGAGAAATGCAAGTTAATTCTGGATGCAGTGGCAAAGTGGGAAACCAGCTGGACACAGTTTGTAATGTTGGAG AAAAAGGCATCTGACCCCAACAGATTCTCAAACCGTGGGGGAACATTGCTTAAGGAGGAAAAAGAACGCGCAAAACTGCAGAAGTTGTTATCGAAG CTAGAggaagagctgaagtcccggataGACTTGTGGGAGGCTGAGCAAGGTTGTCCATTTTTAATTAAAGGCAATCAATTTCTGGATTATGTTGCAAATCAGTGGGAGATGCTCAAGCAGCAAAAGGAACGTGAGAAACAAGATCGG ACGCAAAAAAAAGAAGAGCCTACGCCATTTAAAACGCCAGTCAAGAGGCCAGCTGGACCATGTTCACAGGGTACTCCGAGTAGCAAAAATAGAAAG CTGAATGGAACAACAAATTTGACAATGTCTCGCACAAATCTAACACATTCCAGTGGAAGCCAGACAACCGGAAAAGTGGTTCTTCCCACAATTAAG ACTCCTTTGAAAGCTAGAGATACCACTGTGAGAACTCCATTGCAGGACAGTAACAAACAAACAGTCGCGTTCTCCAACCAGCCTGGCAGCTATTCAGAGTTCAAG GAGGAAATATGTAAGAAATCCAGCAAGGACGCCGTTTTTAATTCCACAATCAACGAGAACCTCTAG